CTTGCGCGTCGGGCTAGTGTAGTTCGATCCATCGGCGCGAGCACTCAAACCCTCAAGCAGCCGCGGAACCCGCGAGCGGCGTAGTACGATTCCGCGCCGTTGTGGTAGGTGAACACCTGGTCGTAGCGGCGGTCGCAGAAGATGGCGCCGCCGAGTTTGCGGATCACGTCCGGCGTTTTCACCCAGCTCGACGTCTTCGTATCGAACGGTCCGAGCTGTTGCAGCTCGCGATATTGCGCTTCCGACAGGATCTCAACGCCCATCGTGGCGGCCATGCCCAGGGCGCTATCTTTCGGTTTGTGTTCCTTGCGAGATTCCAGCGCATCGGCGTCGTAGCAAACGCTTCTGCGGCCCGCGGGACTTTCCGCTGAGCAATCGAAAAACACGAACTCGCCTGACGTCTTGTCATGCCCAACGACATCCGGCTCGCCGCCGGTACTTTCCATTTCCTGGAGTGACCTCAGTTTTTCGGGATGCGCCTCGATCTTGGCTTGGATCTTCACCCAGGCAAGGCCACGGTGGCGATCCAGATTCTCTTCAAAACGCGCCTTCAAGACGTCGAGCAGTGTTTCGCCCTGGTCGGCCGACAAGTTTTGCTGTCCCCGCGCGGCTTTTTTCATATCCGTGCATGATCTCCCTGGAACCGGCGTATTCAATCCATACTAACGCCAAGAATCCACGCTCGATATACTTCGGGCCGTAGCCGGCGCGGGGGCTTGAACTTACTTACCTCCTTGTGCCATATTTCACGATCTTCCAAAACGCCTGGCAATCCATTTCCCGAGCGACGCTCTCGTGGCCGAGTTTTTCATCCAGACCTGCGGCTTACCTGGGTGGCTGGGCTACCTGGTCGCGGGGCTGATTCAGTGCGTGATCCTGATTCACGTCCCGCTCGTCGGGGCGATGTTTTTCGTCTGGGTGGAACGCAAGGTTTCCGCCCGGATTCAGGACCGCCTGGGCCCGACCCGCTGCGGCGGTAAGTTCGGTTGGCTACAGCTTTTAGCAGATGGCATCAAGCTGCTGAATAAGGAAGATTTACGGCCCGGAGCGGCCGATGGAATGCTGTTCCGAGTGGCGCCCTATGTGAGCTTCTGCGCGTCGTTTGCGGCACTGATCGCGCTGCCTTTTTCGGACGGTTGGGTCGTGCAGCGGATGGACGCCGGCGTGTTCTTCATTCTGGCGGTGCTGGGGATCGAAGTCTTCGGCGTGATTCTGGCCGGCTACGCCTCGGCGTCGAAGTGGTCGCTGTTCGGGGCGATGCGCGAAGCGGCGCAAGTCGTGAGCTACGAAGTCCCGATGGGCATGTGCGTCGTGGTGCCAGTGTTAATCGCCGGCTCGATGGACATGGTGACGATCGCCAACAAACAGGCCGGTTTGTTCACCAACTGGTATCTGTTCCACGATCCGTTCACGTTCATCATCTTCTGGGTCTACTTCACCTGCGGCACGGCGAGCGTGAACCGCGCTCCATTCGACCTGGCCGAGGCCGAAAGCGAATTGGTGGCCGGTTTCCACACGGAATACTCCGGTTTCCGCTGGCTGATTTTCTACATGGCCGAATATGGCTCCATGTTCATTGTCGCCGGCTTAGCGTCGATCCTGTTTTTCGGCGGCTGGAACGGCCCGATCCCGATCGCCGATTGGCTCGGACTGCATTACGCTCCTGGCGCGACCGATTTTTCGATCTGGGGATTTGCCGGCAACCTGTTGGGCTGCTTGAACTTCATGTTCAAGTCGATCATCGGCGTGACTGTGATGATCTGGGTCCGCTGGACGCTGCCGCGGTTGCGCATCGACCAAGTCATGACCACTTGCCTGAAATACTGCACGCCATTGGCGGCGGCTTGCTTCTTGTTGGCCACGCTCTGGACGCTCTCGGGCATTCCGTTCATTAACGACATCGCGCCGCGGCCGTTCCAAGCGGCGGTTGCTGCCCCGGAAGTAGAATCGCCCGCGCCTCCGGCCGTGGCTTCGTTGTCTCAGCCAAGCGAGGAGCGATAGCCATGGAACCGATCAACTGGCATTCGTTCTTCTTCCTGCTGTTCGGCGCGCTAACCGCGGTGTTCGCCGTGGCGGTCGTGGTCACCAGCAATATCGTGCGGATGGCCTTTTACCTGATTCTTTCCCTCGGCGCGACGGCCGGCCTGTTTTTTCTGGCCGGGGCCGATTTCGTCGGGGCGATGCAATTGATGATCTATGTCGGCGGCACCTTGGTGCTGCTGATCTTCGGCGTGATGCTCACCGCGCAAGGCCCGTTCATCTCGATGAAAACCGGCGGCGGCGAATGGGTGTTGGCCACAATCCTGGGTGGCGCGCTGCTGGGCCTGTTGGTCAAGACGGCCTTTAGCGTTGAGGATTGGCAGGGGCCGGCCGCCGTGGCACATGTCGAAGGCGAAGCGGAACACGCTGTCATGTTACCGGCGCAATCGCCCACTTCGGCCCCCATTGGGCTCGGCTTGCTGGGCGTCCGGACTGACAAGCTGGATCCAGCGAAATCGGCGCTCGCGCCCGGCATGGCCGGTTACTTGCTGCCGTTCGAAATTGTTTCCGTTCATCTGTTGGTGGTGCTGGTCGGCGCCGCGTACCTGGCCAGAACGAAAAAGCGCCGCGAGGCGTAAGTTCCAGCGAATTGAAACTGCGGATATGGACCTGCTCACTCAGCCTGTCGGCGTCGCCCATTTCATGGCCATCGGCGCCGTGCTGTTCGTTTCCGGCGCCGTTTGCATGGCGACGAAGCGGAATGCGCTCGGCGTGTTGATGGGCATTGAACTGGTGCTGAACGGGGCGAACCTGAACTTCGTGGCGCTCAGCAGCGAATATCTGCGCCGCGACACGGCGCTGGCGCTTGGCATGGACGGACATTTGATTGCGTTGTTCGTCATCGTACTGGCCGCCGCGGAAGCCGCGGTGGCCTTGGCGATCACGCTCAACTTCTACAACAACCACTCCACGGTCGACGTCGACCGCGCGGACGACCTGCGCGGTTAGATCACGACTAGGAATCGGCTCGAAGCGACGATGGATGCACTCGGCGATAATTTGTGGCAGTTGCTCCGGGCAGCCTGGCTGTTGCCGTTGGTGTCGTTCACGATCATCGTGTTCGGCGGCAAGCGGCTCGGCAAAGCGGGCGTGTTGGCGGGCTACTTGGCGACCGGGGCGATCGTCGGCGCGTTCGTCCTCTCGATGACGGCCTTCGGGCTCTGGCTCAACGCTTACGGCGTGCCGACGCTCGAACATCATGGCGGCGAGCATCACGCGCAGCTTGAACCCGCAGACAGCGCGTTCACGCTGGCGAGTTCCCAGGAAGCGGCCCCGGCCGAAGCACCTCACGCCGACGAAGCTGGTCACGCCGTAAAGCCGAACTTTCACGCCGGCGAGTGGTATCGCCTGGCCGAATTCGGCAACTTGAAGGCGTCGATCAGCTACCACATCGACGCGCTCACCATCTGCATGTTCTGCATGGTGACGTTGATCGCCTCGTGCATCCATTTCTATGCCATGGGCTACATGCACGATGAATTGCACGATATCACCGACCACGAAGTGCATCTGCACGACGGGCATCATCTGCATCGGCCCGGGCGCTATTACCGGTTTTTTCAGTACCTGTCGCTGTTTTGCTTCAGCATGCTGGGGTTGGTGATCGCCGGCAATGTGCTGATGGTGTTCGTGTTCTGGGAGTTGGTGGGCGTTTGCTCGTACTTCCTGATCGGCTTCTACATCGAGCGGAAGAGCGCGTCGAACGCGGCGAACAAGGCCTTTATCGTCAACCGCGTCGGCGACTTCGGCATGCTGATCGGCATGATGGCCCTCTGGGGAAGCCTCGGCACGTTCACGTTCGCCGGCAGCGATCTGGACAAAGACGGCACGATCGCCCAGAGCGAGAAGGGAATTTTCGACCTCTTGCGCGATCCAGAGCACGGGTATCTGCTCGCCCCCGCCGACGGCATGGTCGTGGCCGCCGCGGCCGCCGATCCCACCGTGACCGTAGGGCCCAGCCCAGAGAACATTCAAGCCTGGCGCACGCAGGGCTACGGTTACTGGCTGCTGGTCATCGCCGGCGTCGGCATCTTCTGCGGTTGCGTCGGCAAAAGCGCTCAGTTCCCGTTGCATGTCTGGTTGCCGGACGCGATGGAAGGGCCCACGCCGGTCTCGGCGCTCGTCCACTCGGCGACGATGGTGGCTGCTGGCGTTTATTTGGTTGGCCGCTTCTATCCGGCCTTCGCGCCCGAGGCGCTGTTGGTCATTGCTTACGTTGGTGCGATCACACTGTTCCTCGCGGCGACAATCGCCATCACCGCCACCGACATCAAACGCGTGCTCGCCTATAGCACCGTCAGCCAGTTGGGCTACATGATGCTCTCGCTCGGCATCGGCGGTTGGATCGGCGGGATGTTCCACCTGTTTACGCATGCGTTCTTCAAAAGCTTGTTGTTCATGTGCTCCGGCTCGGTGATTCACGCCACGCACACGAACGAAATGCCCAAGATGGGCGGCCTGCGGAAGAAGATGCCGTGGACCGCCTACACGATGCTCGTCGGTTGCCTGGCCATCGCCGGCGCCGGCTTGCCGATCGCGCTCTTCGGCTGGCATATCGGGTTCAGCGGCTATTACTCCAAAGATTCGATCGTCATGCACTCGCTGTGGTACGGCCAGGTGATGCCGAAGCACGCGTGGCTGGCGTTCATGCCGGCCGTCGGCGCCGCGATCACCGCGTTCTACATGTTCCGGCTCTGGTTCATGACCTTCGCCGGCAAGCCGCGCGATCATCACATTTACGATCACGCGCACGAATCGCCGCCGGTGATGTACGTGCCGCTGGTCGTGCTGTCGGTGTTCGCCGTCGGCGTGGCGTGGACGATGCCCTTCACGGGGTTGAGCTTGGAAGGCCTGTTGGATTCCGCCCGCTGGCCAGGAACGGATCCCGCGCAAGTGCTGGGACTTTCCAGCGTCATCGATCCGCATGAGTTCCACGGCCAGGCGACGATCGTGGCCTTCTCGACCGCCCTCTCCGGCATCCTGCTGGCGGCGGTGTTCTACGGCTGGGGTTACCTCAATCCGGAAGATGTGCGACGGCAGTTCTCGCCAATCTACAACTTCCTCCGCGGCAAGTGGTACTTCGACGAGTTGTACGAAGTCATTTTCATCCGCCCGACACATTTTATCGCGGCGCGGATTGCGAACCTGGATAAGAAGTGGATCGACGGCTTCATTAACGCCCTCGCGCGTTGGACGAAAGCCGTGGCGAACTTCGATGACGTGATCGACCGCTACCTGATCGACGGCCTGGCGAACGCGATCGCGCATTGGACCTTTTCGACCGGCGTGGCGCTGCGAGGCGTGCAGACCGGCCGGCTCCGCCAATACGTGATGTTCATCGTCGTCGGCACGGTGGCCTTGTTTGTGATGATCAGCTTCTACGCCAGCAGGGCGTAACGAACTTCGGATAGATACCCGGGAATTCCATTCATGCCTGTCGATCCCACGACATTGCTTTCGTTGCTGACCTTTTTTCCGGCTATTGGCGCGCTCGTGCTCGCTTTTTTGCCGAAGGACAAGCCGGACGCGCTCAAGCTGTTCACACTGGTGATCACGGGCGTGGTCTTCGCGGCGTCGCTCGGATTGGTGTTGCCCAGCACGGGTTGGTACGATCCATCGAACGCCGGCATGCAATTGACGTTCGCGCATCCGTGGATTCCCACGTTCAACATCGATTACGCGATGGGGCTGGACGGCATCTCGATGCCGCTCTTGTTGCTGACGACTTTCGTCTTTTTCCTCTCGATGTGGGCGAGTTGGCCGATCGAGAAACACGTTAAGGCCTATTGCATCCTGTTTCTGATCCTGGAAACGGGCGTGATCGGCGTGTTCATGTCACTCAACTTCTTCCTGTTCTACGTGTTCTGGGAAGTCATGTTGCTGCCGATGTATTTCCTGATCGGCGTCTGGGGCGGCCCGCGCCGCGAGTACGCCGCGATCAAGTTCTTCATCTACACGCTGCTCGGCGGCGTGTTCATGTTGATCGCCGTGTTGATGCTGTACTTCACCAGCGATGTGAAAGCCCTCACGCCAGCGCAGTTGCAAACGGCCCACGTGGTGGACGCGAGCCTGACCGGCGACGACCTCGCCGCGGCCGTGAATCAAATTCAGAATCAGCCGGGCAAGGCCCATACTTTCAACATTCTCGCGCTCCAACAGCTCGGCCAGTTCACCGATCAGTTCAGAAGCGACAAGCCGGAAGACCTGATCCTCGGCAAAACGATCGAGTGGTGGGCGTTCCTGCTGCTGTTCGCCGGCTTCGTGATCAAGGTGCCGAGCGTGCCGGTACATACCTGGCTGCCGGACGCGCACGTCGAAGCGCCCACGCCGATTTCGATGATCCTGGCCGGCGTGCTCTTGAAACTCGGCGGCTACGGCATCATCCGCATCTGCTATCCGATCTGCCCCGAGGCAGGCTATGAACTAGCCTGGTTCGTGTGCGGACTTGGCGTCGTTAGCATGCTCTACGGCGCCTTCGCGGCCTTGGCGCAGAAGGACTTCAAGCGGCTCGTCGCCTATAGCTCGGTCAGTCACATGGGCTACGTCGTCCTCGGTCTCGGCGTTTGGAGCGCGTCTTACAAGACCGGCTTCGATCCCCAGTACTGGGCAATGGGCATGAACGGGGCGATGTTCCAGATGATCGCCCACGGCATCGCCTCGCCGGGCATGTTCTTCATGGTCGGCGTGATTTACGAGCGCGTGCATCACCGCAACCTTGATGAGTTCGGCGGCCTGTTCGCCAAGATGCCCGTCTATAGCGGGCTGGCGTTCGGGATCTTCTTCGCCGGCCTGGGGCTACCTGGTCTGTGCGGATTCATCGGCGAAGTGTTCGTTACGCTCTCGGTTTGGAATTACAGCCAGGCGTTGGCCGTGATTGGCGCGTTCACCGTGATTCTTACTGCCGCGTACATCCTGTGGACGCTGCAACGCGTCTACCTGGGACCGGAATACAAGGGCCCGCACGGCGATCACTTGCATCCGATGACGCCGCGCGAGTTGGCGATCGCGGCGCCGATTCTGTTCCTCTGCATTTTCTTCGGCGTGTATCCCAACGCAGTGTTCAAATACATGTCCCCCAGCGTCACCAAAACGGCTGTCGATCTCGCGGAGTGGACCCAGCGAGAAGATCCCGACAAGGAGCGGAGGGAGTCCGAGCAGCAGACCGCGGCGATCACCACGCCCATCACCACCAGCGCTCTGGCGCCGACGGGACAGTCGTACTAACAACATGTGTGGCTGGGGTCGAATGTACTCATTCGCCCCCAGTGATACGAGGATTGGGTCGATCACCAATCAGACATTTTGCTCTCGCCTGGGGGCGGACGAGTACGTCCGACCCCAGCCACCCGAGCTGTAACTCGGGGCCTAACGGGGAGTCGGCGACTTGAATACGTTTCACGATTTTTTCGCGGATAGCGGCAAGCTGTCGTTAGTCCACGACACGATGACGGTGTCGCTGCCGGCCTTCAAGCCGGAGTTGGCGCTCACGGTCACGATCGTCGTGATGCTGCTGGTGCGCGTGCTGAATCTGCGCTGGATCAACGGGTTTTGGCTGGCCCTGGCGGGTTCGCTGGCGGCACTCTACTATGCTGCGCCGGGCGATCTGCTGGCCACGGATGCGCCGATCGTCAGTCAGGAGTTGTTCACCGGCTTGATCAAGTACGACGCCTTCACCGTATACTTTCGCGCGTTGTTGATGGCATTCGCGGTGCTGTTCGTGCTGTTCACTTGGCTGTCCGGCATTCCAGATCGCGAGGACAGCACCGATTTCTTCACGCTCGTCTTCGGCGCCACAATCGGCATGTGCCTGATGGCCTCGTCGAATCACTTGCTCACCGTGTTCCTCGGCGTCGAGATGGCCAGCGTGCCGTCGTATGCCTTGGCCGGCATGCTCAAGGGCAGGCGCGAGAGTAGCGAGGCAGCGCTTAAATACGCCGTCTATGGCGCGGGCGCGGCCGGCGTGATGCTCTACGGCATTAGCTTGGTAGCTGGCGTGCTGGGCACGGCGCACCTGCCCACGTTGGCGCATCAACTCGCGGTCGTGCTGAGCGAGCCAACTTATGGCGATCGCCACGTGGTGCTCGTCCTCGGCGGACTGATGGTGATGGTCGGCCTGGCTTTCAAGCTTTCCGCAGTGCCGTTTCATTTCTGGTGCCCGGATGTCTTTGAGGGGGCCAGCGCAGAAGTCAATGCGTTCCTGTCGGTCGCTTCCAAGGCGGCTGCGTTGGCGCTACTGATTCGCGTGGCGATTGGCTTTGGACATCTGCCGGCGAACGAAGCGCCGACGGCCTCGCTACCCGTGGCACAAGTGACAACGGTCGCCTTTCAGCATGAGACGCCGACGGTTGCCGAGGCCGAATCGCCGACACCCGCGGCGACGGTGGCCGTGAGCAACGAAAGCCTGGCCCCGGCGCGGAAATTCATGGCGGGACTCGTGGCGTTGATCGCCGCGATCACCTGCACGTTCGGCAACCTGACCGCCTACGGCCAGACGAACATTAAGCGCTTGCTCGCCTATTCCACGATCGCCCACGCCGGCTACATGATGATGCCGGTGGCGGCGATGCTCTTGTTGCTCGGCGATCCCGCGCGTCAGGTCGAAGCTCGCAATGCCGCCGCGTCGATCGCGTTCTATGTCGGCGCGTACCTGTTCATGAACCTGAGCGCGTTCGCGATCATCGCCTTCCTACGAAATGCGATGCGCAGCGAAGAGATCGCCTCCTACGCGGGACTCGTGCGCCGCTCGCCCGGCGTGGTGATCTGCTTCGCCACCGTCATGTTGAGCCTGCTGGGCTTGCCGCCATTGGCCGGTTTCGCCGCCAAGTTCGTGGCCTTCAGCGCACTGGCCGACGCTGGGCAACCGCTGACGTGGACGCTGCTCTTCGTAGGCGGCATCAACACCGTCTTCAGCTTGTTCTACTACTTGCGCGTGGTGAAGGTGATGACGCTCGATCCGGAACCCGACGATCGCCCGCCGTTGGAGTTTTCGCTCGTCTCGCGCGACGGCGCCTTCGTCGCCTTGATGACGTTGCCGGTGATTTTGCTCGGCGTCTGGCCCGATCTCTTGTTGCGGTTGGCCAGCGCCGCGACGCAGGGAGTATTGTCCTAGGCCTCGTTTTCTTCCTGCCTCCTTTACTTCTCTGCTCCTTTACTTCTGTGCTCCTTTACTTCTGTGCTCCTTTACTACTCAGCCCTTCCATGTTCATGACCGCCTCCGCCCGATCGGTTGCGCTGCTGAATGCGCTGTTTCAGACCATTCACCGGTCGTTGCCGATGTACCTGGCCGAGGCCGCGGATCCTTGGAAGCATGCCGGCGATGAGCGCGCAGCCGAGACGCTCGCCAACATCGTGGCCGACCAGCGCGCCTTCACCGCGCGGATCGCGGATGTGATTCTAGACCACGGGTCGCTCGAGCCAGGCGGCTACCCGATGGAATACACCGACACGCACTTCCTGGCGCTCGATTTCCTGATCGGCGAACTGATCAAGTACCAGCGCCGCGACGTCGCCCGCATCCAGCGCATCGTCACGGCCCTCGCCGATGACCACGACGCCCAGGAAATCGCCGAAGAAACCCTCGGCGCCGAGAAGGCGCATCTGGAAATGCTGGAAGAACTCAACAGGTAATGACGAATGCCGCTTTTTGGCATCGTCTCGCGTTGTGGCATGGTCTTAAGTTGTGGCAGGTCTCCCGACCATGCCACCGGCCTGACCGAAGGTCTCCATTGCTCGTCATGGCGTTTTCGCACCGTGACACGGTCGGGAGACCGTGCCACAACACAACAAACCGTGCCACAACACAACCGATTCGTCATTCGACCTTCGACATTTTGCCGTCTACTGCTTGAGCCGCGCTCGCAGTTCCTTCTCCAGCTCCGCGATATGAATGTTGCGGTGAATGACGTTGCCCTTTTGATCGATCAGGATCATCGTCGGCAAGGTCAGCACGCCCAGCTCGTTGGCGAGGCGGCTGTCGAGTCCGCCCGGTTCCCAGACTTGCGGCCAACTGAGCTTGTTTTCCTTCAGGAACGCCGTCAGATCGGCCTGGTTGCCGTCGAGGCTGACGCCCACCGCCTGGAATCCGCCCTTGCCGCCGTACTTGGCCATCAGGTCGGCGATGTCGTCCAGGTCGGCGCGGCACGGTTCGGCCCAGGTGGCCCAATAATGCACCAGCACGTACTTCCCTTTGAACGGCGCGGCCGCCAGGTCGACGGTGCCCTTCATATTGACGGCGTTCGCACGGAGCACGATCGGCTTGCCGACGGAGTTAAGGCGGCGCACCGCGCCGGCCGCCTTCTGCGCATTGGGCGCCGAGGCGAACTCAGTCACAATGCGCTGATACCACGTCTTGGCTTCCTCTTCCTGGCCGGCATATTCCTGCGCGATGCCAAGTTGCAGCATCGCCTCCGCTGCGTCGGCGCTCTTGGGATTCGCTTCGACGAATTTCTCCAGGCTTTCCAACCACTTGGTTTGCACCGCCGGGAAATCGACGTTTTCCTGCTGCACGGCCGCGCCGTATTCCGCCATCAGGCTGCGGAACTCGACATAGGCGGCCAACTCGTCGTCGCCGCCGTCGGCTTTGAGCTTGTCGTGCAGCGTTCGCAGACGCTCCGCACCGCTGGAGAATCCGCCGGCCTGCACTGCGGCGCTGGCCGTATCGGCCAATTGGCGAATCCACTGGGCGCGATCTTCCGGCGCCGTGCTGGCCGCGGCGAGTTGTTCCAGTAGATCCACGCGGCGCACGTTCAGCTTGTCTTGCTCCTCGGGCGTGGCAGCCTTGGCGAGCGCATCGTCCATGCCTTGCAATTCGTCGAGCAGTTTCTGTACTTCGTCGCTCGGCGCTCCGGCGACGCTCTCCGCGCCTCCTTCGCTGCGCGGCGGCAGCGACGGCTGGAAGAAGAAGCCGGTCGAAGAGAGTTGCTCGCCAGTGGCCGGAATCGATGGCGCATCGATCAGCCGCCAGTTGTCGCCCACGCGGACGAGCGTGCCGATCTGCACCTGTCCGTCTTTGCCGGCGGTGTCGATCATCGCCAGCACGTTTTCATAAACGGCGATATCGCTGGTCGAGCCTTCGGTGCCGGCGGGCACCACGCCCGGGCGCGAGCCGCCGAAATGCAACCACTTCGTGGCGGCGCTCAACGACTTCTGTGCTTTGGCCATCTCGGCGAACGTTTTCGGGGCGTCGTTCAGGCGCTGTGTGAGCTCTTTCGTACGCTCCGGTCCGAGACCGAGGGAGGCCAATTCATCCTTGCTGACGAGCAAGCGCGTGAAGCGTTGGGCGTCGCCGGTGGCCAGCGCCGCCACCGCCTCGGCGGTCGCCTCTTCGGCCGAAATCTGCTTCCAGGAATCGATCGCGCCGTTCTCGTCGGCGTCCAGACCCCAGCGGCAACCGGCCGTGTTCAGCCAACGGTACTGATCCGCCTTGGAGCTGTTTTTTTGCGAGTCGATGTCGCGGTACACTTCGAGACCGTTTTGGTAATAGCACCAGAGATCGACCACGTTGTCGCCATTGGTGTCGGCGAAGCGGCGGAGCATCTGCCCCGAGGCGTCGCGGACGATCCAGCCGGTTTCGCCGGAGACGTTCTCCGCCTTGATCGTGCACTTCGAGGCTTCTTCCGCCGTCGGGCGGTCGTATTCGACCTCTTTTTGGACGGGCGCCAGTTTCAAGGCGGCCTCGACCGAGGGCGCATCCGCACGCACGGAACCCGCCAAGGCCGGCAGGGTGACGGCCAGCGATCCAGCCAACCAGGCACGGCGTCGAACCAAACTCATGGTCGAATTCCTTTGCTAAGATTCCCAACCTTCCGGGGCGCGCACGGCCGCTCTCGGCACCTACCTATCTTCGGCGCGGCCCTACGGTCGGCATCAGCCCTACAGCCCGTTTTCTCACCCCCGCCGTTAGTGAGTAAGCGAACCCTGGGCGGCGGCGGGCGTCTTGTTTGTCACCGTCGCGTCGTTTCTTTAAAGCCCAGGGAAGGCCATCCAAATCGAACCATCGTCCGCAGTTTTCGAAGGCCTTCCCTGGGCCTGTCAGCGACTTTCGCGGACAAGCCAGAAAAAAGTGGTAGACTTCCATTCTCCGTCTCCAGGCGGTTTGACAGTCGGGGCAAGACTCATAAAATACGAGGTTTCCCCGCCGCGGCCGCACGGCCGCCCCGGGCGTGTAGCTCAGTTGGTTAGAGCGCGTCCCTGATAAGGACGAGGTCCGAAGTTCGAATCTTCGCACGCCCACTCCCCTGACTTGGCAAGGTTCGCGGAAATGCGTAACTCCTGGCAAGTCAGGGGTTTTTTATGCGCGCTGATTGAACTGCGGTTCCTCGAAGCGTCCTGCTTCGGCCAGCTGGACGTCGCTTACACTCCGCCAAACAGCGTCA
This portion of the Planctomycetia bacterium genome encodes:
- the nuoK gene encoding NADH-quinone oxidoreductase subunit NuoK: MDLLTQPVGVAHFMAIGAVLFVSGAVCMATKRNALGVLMGIELVLNGANLNFVALSSEYLRRDTALALGMDGHLIALFVIVLAAAEAAVALAITLNFYNNHSTVDVDRADDLRG
- a CDS encoding DUF4256 domain-containing protein; the encoded protein is MKKAARGQQNLSADQGETLLDVLKARFEENLDRHRGLAWVKIQAKIEAHPEKLRSLQEMESTGGEPDVVGHDKTSGEFVFFDCSAESPAGRRSVCYDADALESRKEHKPKDSALGMAATMGVEILSEAQYRELQQLGPFDTKTSSWVKTPDVIRKLGGAIFCDRRYDQVFTYHNGAESYYAARGFRGCLRV
- a CDS encoding NADH-quinone oxidoreductase subunit M, giving the protein MPVDPTTLLSLLTFFPAIGALVLAFLPKDKPDALKLFTLVITGVVFAASLGLVLPSTGWYDPSNAGMQLTFAHPWIPTFNIDYAMGLDGISMPLLLLTTFVFFLSMWASWPIEKHVKAYCILFLILETGVIGVFMSLNFFLFYVFWEVMLLPMYFLIGVWGGPRREYAAIKFFIYTLLGGVFMLIAVLMLYFTSDVKALTPAQLQTAHVVDASLTGDDLAAAVNQIQNQPGKAHTFNILALQQLGQFTDQFRSDKPEDLILGKTIEWWAFLLLFAGFVIKVPSVPVHTWLPDAHVEAPTPISMILAGVLLKLGGYGIIRICYPICPEAGYELAWFVCGLGVVSMLYGAFAALAQKDFKRLVAYSSVSHMGYVVLGLGVWSASYKTGFDPQYWAMGMNGAMFQMIAHGIASPGMFFMVGVIYERVHHRNLDEFGGLFAKMPVYSGLAFGIFFAGLGLPGLCGFIGEVFVTLSVWNYSQALAVIGAFTVILTAAYILWTLQRVYLGPEYKGPHGDHLHPMTPRELAIAAPILFLCIFFGVYPNAVFKYMSPSVTKTAVDLAEWTQREDPDKERRESEQQTAAITTPITTSALAPTGQSY
- a CDS encoding NADH-quinone oxidoreductase subunit N, which produces MNTFHDFFADSGKLSLVHDTMTVSLPAFKPELALTVTIVVMLLVRVLNLRWINGFWLALAGSLAALYYAAPGDLLATDAPIVSQELFTGLIKYDAFTVYFRALLMAFAVLFVLFTWLSGIPDREDSTDFFTLVFGATIGMCLMASSNHLLTVFLGVEMASVPSYALAGMLKGRRESSEAALKYAVYGAGAAGVMLYGISLVAGVLGTAHLPTLAHQLAVVLSEPTYGDRHVVLVLGGLMVMVGLAFKLSAVPFHFWCPDVFEGASAEVNAFLSVASKAAALALLIRVAIGFGHLPANEAPTASLPVAQVTTVAFQHETPTVAEAESPTPAATVAVSNESLAPARKFMAGLVALIAAITCTFGNLTAYGQTNIKRLLAYSTIAHAGYMMMPVAAMLLLLGDPARQVEARNAAASIAFYVGAYLFMNLSAFAIIAFLRNAMRSEEIASYAGLVRRSPGVVICFATVMLSLLGLPPLAGFAAKFVAFSALADAGQPLTWTLLFVGGINTVFSLFYYLRVVKVMTLDPEPDDRPPLEFSLVSRDGAFVALMTLPVILLGVWPDLLLRLASAATQGVLS
- a CDS encoding NADH-quinone oxidoreductase subunit J, whose amino-acid sequence is MEPINWHSFFFLLFGALTAVFAVAVVVTSNIVRMAFYLILSLGATAGLFFLAGADFVGAMQLMIYVGGTLVLLIFGVMLTAQGPFISMKTGGGEWVLATILGGALLGLLVKTAFSVEDWQGPAAVAHVEGEAEHAVMLPAQSPTSAPIGLGLLGVRTDKLDPAKSALAPGMAGYLLPFEIVSVHLLVVLVGAAYLARTKKRREA
- the nuoH gene encoding NADH-quinone oxidoreductase subunit NuoH, which encodes MAEFFIQTCGLPGWLGYLVAGLIQCVILIHVPLVGAMFFVWVERKVSARIQDRLGPTRCGGKFGWLQLLADGIKLLNKEDLRPGAADGMLFRVAPYVSFCASFAALIALPFSDGWVVQRMDAGVFFILAVLGIEVFGVILAGYASASKWSLFGAMREAAQVVSYEVPMGMCVVVPVLIAGSMDMVTIANKQAGLFTNWYLFHDPFTFIIFWVYFTCGTASVNRAPFDLAEAESELVAGFHTEYSGFRWLIFYMAEYGSMFIVAGLASILFFGGWNGPIPIADWLGLHYAPGATDFSIWGFAGNLLGCLNFMFKSIIGVTVMIWVRWTLPRLRIDQVMTTCLKYCTPLAAACFLLATLWTLSGIPFINDIAPRPFQAAVAAPEVESPAPPAVASLSQPSEER
- the nuoL gene encoding NADH-quinone oxidoreductase subunit L is translated as MDALGDNLWQLLRAAWLLPLVSFTIIVFGGKRLGKAGVLAGYLATGAIVGAFVLSMTAFGLWLNAYGVPTLEHHGGEHHAQLEPADSAFTLASSQEAAPAEAPHADEAGHAVKPNFHAGEWYRLAEFGNLKASISYHIDALTICMFCMVTLIASCIHFYAMGYMHDELHDITDHEVHLHDGHHLHRPGRYYRFFQYLSLFCFSMLGLVIAGNVLMVFVFWELVGVCSYFLIGFYIERKSASNAANKAFIVNRVGDFGMLIGMMALWGSLGTFTFAGSDLDKDGTIAQSEKGIFDLLRDPEHGYLLAPADGMVVAAAAADPTVTVGPSPENIQAWRTQGYGYWLLVIAGVGIFCGCVGKSAQFPLHVWLPDAMEGPTPVSALVHSATMVAAGVYLVGRFYPAFAPEALLVIAYVGAITLFLAATIAITATDIKRVLAYSTVSQLGYMMLSLGIGGWIGGMFHLFTHAFFKSLLFMCSGSVIHATHTNEMPKMGGLRKKMPWTAYTMLVGCLAIAGAGLPIALFGWHIGFSGYYSKDSIVMHSLWYGQVMPKHAWLAFMPAVGAAITAFYMFRLWFMTFAGKPRDHHIYDHAHESPPVMYVPLVVLSVFAVGVAWTMPFTGLSLEGLLDSARWPGTDPAQVLGLSSVIDPHEFHGQATIVAFSTALSGILLAAVFYGWGYLNPEDVRRQFSPIYNFLRGKWYFDELYEVIFIRPTHFIAARIANLDKKWIDGFINALARWTKAVANFDDVIDRYLIDGLANAIAHWTFSTGVALRGVQTGRLRQYVMFIVVGTVALFVMISFYASRA